Proteins encoded within one genomic window of Arachis ipaensis cultivar K30076 chromosome B08, Araip1.1, whole genome shotgun sequence:
- the LOC107613397 gene encoding probable sodium/metabolite cotransporter BASS1, chloroplastic, whose protein sequence is MQALLACFPHPHGNPLLKFNSQSQRLNSLPTLISTSKFFPPQPQIFLYPSSFVLNTPKSPTIRAPKHGQVRCGISSNGNTSNEKKGVKEWFEVCGEALSNAFPLWVTLGCVLGLVRPNCFSWVTPRLNIVGLTIIMVGMGMTLTLDDLRGALSMNKEVLSGFVLQYSVMPLSGFFVSKLLNLPSHYAAGLILVACCPGGTASNLVTYLARGNVALSVIMTAASTLTAVVMTPLLTAKLAGKYVAVDGSGLLISTLQVVLLPVLAGALLNQYFQPLVKLVSRLMPPMAVATVAILCGNAIAQSSSAILMSGGQVILASSLLHASGFFFGYILARMLGLDVTTSRTISIEVGMQNSVLGIVLATQHFGDPLTVVPCAISSVCHNIFGSILAGIWRHSAPAEKKD, encoded by the exons atgCAAGCATTACTTGCATGCTTTCCACATCCTCATGGAAACCCACTTCTCAAATTCAATTCACAATCACAAAGACTAAATTCTTTGCCCACTTTGATTTCCACTTCCAAGTTCTTCCCACCCCAACCTCAAATTTTTCTTTACCCTTCTAGTTTTGTTCTTAACACACCAAAATCACCCACAATTCGAGCCCCAAAACATGGTCAAGTTCGTTGTGGCATTTCGTCGAACGGGAACACTTCAAACGAGAAAAAAGGTGTTAAGGAGTGGTTTGAGGTATGTGGTGAGGCACTTTCAAATGCGTTTCCTTTGTGGGTGACTCTTGGGTGCGTGTTGGGGTTGGTGAGACCCAATTGCTTCAGTTGGGTCACTCCAAGATTGAACATTGTGGGACTCACCATAATTATGGTTGGTATGGGTATGACACTCACACTTGATGATCTTCGTGGTGCTCTTTCTATGAACAAAGAAGTACTGTCTGGTTTTGTGCTTCAATACTCG GTGATGCCATTATCGGGATTCTTTGTAAGCAAACTCTTAAACCTTCCATCACATTATGCAGCAGGTTTAATATTAGTTGCCTGCTGTCCTGGTG GCACGGCGAGTAACCTTGTTACTTATCTTGCACG CGGAAATGTTGCACTTTCGGTGATAATGACGGCTGCAAGCACTCTAACAGCTGTG GTCATGACTCCTTTATTGACAGCTAAACTTGCGGGCAAGTATGTAGCTGTGGATGGATCTGGTTTATTGATTTCAACATTGCAA GTTGTGCTGCTTCCTGTATTGGCCGGCGCATTGCTGAACCAATATTTCCAACCTCTTGTTAAATTAGTCTCTCGGCTGATGCCACCCATGGCAGTAGCAACTGTGGCAATCTTATGTGGAAATGCAATCGCGCAAAGTTCTTCAGCAATCCTTATGTCTGGTGGACAAGTAATTTTAGCATCCTCCCTTCTTCACGCTTCCGGATTTTTCTTCGGATATATACTTGCAAGAATGCTTGGGCTAGATGTGACAACATCGCGAACCATATCTATTGAGGTTGGCATGCAG AACTCTGTTCTTGGAATTGTTCTGGCTACTCAGCACTTTGGGGATCCCTTAACTGTGGTACCCTGCGCCATTTCGAGTGTGTGTCACAATATCTTTGGTAGCATTCTTGCCGGAATTTGGCGACACTCTGCGCCTGCCGAGAAAAAGGATTGA